From a region of the Mauremys mutica isolate MM-2020 ecotype Southern chromosome 12, ASM2049712v1, whole genome shotgun sequence genome:
- the LOC123345279 gene encoding zinc finger protein 850-like — MQENYETVTSLGFPIPKPDLIARLERGEELWLLDLQAPEESEVSRGSCIGDETMSENKEKNPQEEDPEQVKLQGNFLKGAEGHFSQSLEQGKAWRSRKRSEKQLGHHPMQKEEESIECGVGCKNPKETTAPQTNPKKEKPYKCLNCGKSFNQKSNLITQQRIHTGDKPHKCLDCGKSFNQKSSLIIHQRKHTGDRPYKCSECGKSFTKNSSLMKHGRIHTGERPYKCLECGKRFNLISSLTTHQKTHTGEKPHKCLDCGKTFSDSSQLIKHGRIHTGERPYKCLDCGKSFSQSSHLITHQRLHTGERPYKCLSCGNSFAQRSILIRHLRIHTGDKPHKCLNCGKSFAHRSTLSSHEKIHTGEKPHKCLDCGKSFIQRSALTTHQKIHTGEKLYKCLDCGKSFTQRSNLISHEMIHKGEKPHKCLECGKSFRHSSDLLKHQRIHTGERIYKCLDCGKSFTHRSTLTRHQKIHTGEKPYKCLNCGKSFNQKSNLITHQRIHTGERPYKCLDCGKSFSQSSHLIAHQRVHTGERPYKCLNCGNSFAQRSILIRHLRIHTGDKPHKCLDCGKSFAHRSTLSSHEKIHTGEKPHKCLDCGKSFIQRSALTTHQKIHTGEKVYKCLDCGESFTQRSNLISHEMIHKGEKPHKCLECGKSFRDSSDLLKHQRIHTGQRIYKCPDCGKSFTQRSTLTRHQKIHTGDKPHECLHCGKSFIRRSALTTHQKIHTGEKLYKCLDCGKSFTQRSNLILHEIIHKREKPHKWLDCGKSFIQSSNLISRDTSHKREKPHKCLDCGKSFRDSSDLLKHQRIHTGERIYKCPDCGKSFTQRSTLTRHQKIHTGDKPHKCFDCGKSFTQRSTHIRHQKIHTGDKPHKCLNYREKFHVEIKPDFT; from the exons atgcaggagaactacgagacggtgacctcgctgg GATttcccattcccaaacctgaTCTGATCGCccggctggaacgaggggaagagctgtgGCTCCTGGATCTCCAGGCCCCTGAGGAATCAGAGGTCTCAAGAGGCAGCTGCATAG GTGATGAGACGATGAGTGAGAACAAGGAGAAGAATCCACAAGAGGAAGATCCCGAGCAAGTGAAACTGCAGGGGAACTTTTTGAAAGGAGCTGAAGGACATTTTTCCCAATCCTTGGAACAGGGAAAAGCTTGGAGAAGTCGGAAGAGGTCAGAGAAGCAGCTGGGACACCACCCAATGCAGAAAGAGGAGGAATCCATTGAATGTGGGGTAGGATGCAAGAATCCCAAGGAAACCACAGCACCACAGACAAATCCCAAGAAAGAAAAACCCTATAAATGTCtcaactgtgggaaaagcttcaatcagaaaTCGAACCTTATCACTCAgcaaagaatccacacaggtgataaaccccataagtgcttagactgtgggaaaagcttcaaccagAAATCATCCCTCATTATACATCAGAGAAAACACACAGGTGACAGACCGTAtaaatgctctgagtgtgggaaaagttttaccAAGAACTCATCCCTAATGaaacatgggagaatccacacaggagagagaccttataaatgccttgagtgtgggaaaagattcAATTTGATATCATCCCTGACTACACATCAGAaaacccacactggagagaaaccccataaatgcttggactgtgggaaaaccttcagtgacAGCTCACAGCTTATtaaacatgggagaatccacacaggagagagaccttataaatgcctcgactgtgggaaaagcttcagtcagagctcacaccttattacgcatcagagactgcacacaggagagagaccctataagtgTCTCAGCTGTGGGAACAGTTTTGCTCAGCGATCCATCCTTATCAGACAtctgagaatccacactggagataAACCTCACAAATGCCtcaactgtgggaaaagtttcgcTCACAGATCAACCCTTAGTTCACAtgagaaaatccacacaggagagaaaccccacaaatgcttggactgtgggaaaagcttcattcagcGATCAGCCCTTACTACAcaccagaaaatccacacaggagagaaactctataaatgcttggactgtgggaagagTTTCACTCAGCGATCAAACCTGATTTCACATGAGATGATCCACAAAGGAGAAAAACCCCATAAATGCTTggagtgcgggaagagcttccgTCACAGCTCAGACCTtcttaaacatcagagaatccacacgggagagagaatCTACAAATGCctcgactgtgggaaaagtttcactcacaGATCAACCCTTAcgagacatcagaaaatccacactgg AGAGAAACCCTATAAGTGTCtcaactgtgggaaaagcttcaatcagaaaTCAAACCTTAtcactcatcagagaatccacacaggagagagaccttataaatgcctcgactgtgggaaaagcttcagtcagagctcacaccttattgcgCATCAGAGAgtacacacaggagagagaccctataagtgTCTGAACTGTGGGAACAGTTTCGCTCAGAGATCCATCCTTATCAGACAtctgagaatccacactggagataAACCTCACAAATGCctcgactgtgggaaaagtttcgcTCACAGATCAACCCTTAGTTCACAtgagaaaatccacacaggagagaaaccccacaaatgcttggactgtgggaaaagcttcattcagcGATCAGCCCTTACTACAcaccagaaaatccacacaggagagaaagtCTACAAATGTTTGGACTGTGGGGAAAGTTTCACTCAGCGATCAAACCTGATTTCACATGAGATGATCCACAAAGGAGAAAAACCCCATaaatgcttggagtgtgggaaaagcttccgtGACAGCTCAGACCTtcttaaacatcagagaatccacacaggacagaGAATCTACAAATGCcccgactgtgggaaaagtttcactcagaGGTCAACCCTTAcgagacatcagaaaatccacacaggagataAACCCCACGAATGCCTccactgtgggaaaagcttcattcggAGATCAGCCCTTACTACACACCAgaaaatccacacgggagagaaactctataaatgcttggactgtgggaagagTTTCACTCAGCGATCAAATCTGATTTTACATGAGATTATCCACAAAAGAGAGAAACCCCATAAGTGGttggattgtgggaaaagtttcattcagAGTTCAAACCTGATTTCACGTGATACAAGCCACAAAAGagagaaaccccataaatgcttggattgtgggaaaagcttccgtGACAGCTCAGACCTTCTTAAACACCAGAGaatacacacaggagagagaatCTACAAATGccctgactgtgggaaaagtttcactcagaGATCAACTCTTaccagacatcagaaaatccatacCGGAGATAAACCCCACAAGTGCttcgactgtgggaaaagtttcactcagaGATCAACCcatattagacatcagaaaatccatacTGGAGATAAACCTCACAAATGCCTCAACTACAGGGAAAAGTTTCATGTGGAGATCAAACCTGATTTCACGTGA